In Stanieria sp. NIES-3757, the DNA window GGGTACAGTTCGAGAAAATTGTGGTACTCCTTCAACAATAATTGCGATTTCTGTACTATCAAATTCAATATCTACCAAGACAACTGCTTCTTTAGAACCAAATTGACGTAGTTGTTCACGAATCGTTCTAATTAAAGCAAAACTATTAATCTCTAAAATGTCTATTTGTAGATCTGCTTGCTGGAAAATATCAAGATAAAGATCGGTAATTTCTTTTCTAGTTGCTACCAACAAGACATTAACTTTTTCAATACCATCTTCATCCATGAAATAGCCTAGTTTTTGATAGTCTAGATCTACTTCTTCCCGTGGATAAGGTAGATACATCCCTGCTTCATGAACCAAAACCATTTCTTTTAATTCTTGTTCATCTAGTTCAGCAGGAATAGGAATAATTCTAATAATTGCCTCGCGCATTGGTACTGCGGTAGCTATTTGTTTGGCATTGATTTTATGTTGTTTAAATGTTTCTTTGATTATCTCCGACAAACTCAAAGAATCAACAATTACACCATCTTCAAAGATTCCTTCTGGCATCTCCGCAGAAATATTTTTAATGAGTTTGTAACGTTGTTTTTGTTTGGCAATTTGCGCAATATTAATTTGTTGTGGATTAATTTCTATTCCAATTCCTTGAGATTTTTTGGCGAATAGATTGGTTAAATTATTTAACATATTTTTGCCTAAGAAAATTACTGTGCT includes these proteins:
- a CDS encoding type IV pilus assembly protein PilM; its protein translation is MLNNLTNLFAKKSQGIGIEINPQQINIAQIAKQKQRYKLIKNISAEMPEGIFEDGVIVDSLSLSEIIKETFKQHKINAKQIATAVPMREAIIRIIPIPAELDEQELKEMVLVHEAGMYLPYPREEVDLDYQKLGYFMDEDGIEKVNVLLVATRKEITDLYLDIFQQADLQIDILEINSFALIRTIREQLRQFGSKEAVVLVDIEFDSTEIAIIVEGVPQFSRTVPLGMYQMRSALSQAMGLPVTRDMDVLQDMSLITTPMDTGGDTGILQMNPGMAALLKVLGELIDEIGRSINFYLNQSEELEVAQILLAGPGAGIGEIDEFFTQRLNLPTMQIDPIAALALEVNQEIPLIKRPGLGVVLGLGMREA